From a single Bacillota bacterium genomic region:
- the lspA gene encoding signal peptidase II codes for MQRGPTLAAAWALGAVAVDQAAKWAIARWIPPGESIDLVGRLVRLTHVTNPGAAFGLFEGRYELFVFATASVLVLAGVLATRFERPRSQWALAGIGLAAGGAAGNLIDRLRNGAVLDFIDVGVWPVFNLADTAIVSGVALLFWHLLRQAPQAVTSPSDGRSR; via the coding sequence GTGCAGCGCGGGCCAACACTCGCCGCCGCCTGGGCGCTGGGGGCGGTCGCCGTGGACCAGGCGGCCAAATGGGCGATCGCCCGGTGGATCCCGCCGGGCGAGTCCATCGATCTCGTGGGCCGCTTGGTCCGCCTGACGCACGTCACCAACCCCGGGGCGGCTTTCGGGTTGTTCGAGGGGCGCTACGAGCTTTTCGTGTTTGCAACGGCCAGCGTGCTGGTGCTGGCGGGGGTTCTGGCCACCCGCTTCGAGAGGCCCAGGAGCCAGTGGGCACTGGCCGGGATCGGCCTCGCAGCGGGCGGCGCTGCCGGCAATCTGATAGACCGGCTTCGCAACGGGGCGGTGCTGGACTTCATCGACGTAGGGGTGTGGCCGGTCTTCAATCTGGCCGATACGGCCATCGTTTCCGGCGTGGCGCTCCTGTTCTGGCACCTGTTGCGCCAGGCGCCGCAGGCCGTCACCTCGCCGAGCGACGGCCGAAGTCGCTAG